From the genome of Mucilaginibacter paludis DSM 18603:
GCTTCAGTAAAGTTTTAGGCGCTCTTGCCAGCCAGGCATCGCCTAAAAGCTTTTTCAAATCCTCTGGTTGCACCCGAGCCAGTGTTACTAAAATATAATCGGAGTTAAGGTAATGATCGGTAATAAAAAATGTTTCAGGGTCAATATCCATCCAGGTTTCTCTTGTTTTGGTATGGATCACCAAGGTTTCGCCGTCTTCTTTCATCCGGGCCAGTAGTTTTTTCTGAACATAAAAGCCTTCGGTACCATAGCAAATACCTTCCCTTGTTCCGGGCATGGCCGAAATGATGTCGCGGATATATTGGAGGTAAATTAACGTATTGGTATGCATTACACTAAAATAAAGCTTTTAAAACATTTTGAATGTAAATGCTTTATCTTTTTATGAGTATGTCTGATCAATCTTTTCGCGAGGCTTTTAAGCCGCTTCATATTCCAGCCCATTATGATGCTGGCGATAGTGATGAAAATAAAATTGTATATGTCCTGGCGCAGTTGGGCGAGGGTACGGCAGATGATGTTGCAATTAAACTTCACGAATTAGACCCGTCCATTGATGTGCAGGCTTTTAAAGCTGTGGTAGCGTCTGTATTGGGTGATTTATATGAAAAGGGGTTGCTAAAGGGAGAGGAGAGTAGCAGCGCTGTGCGATATAATTTAAGTAAAATAACAGAAGCTAATGACGGAACGGTCAATCCGGATCTGTTGGCGCCGGGCTTGGATTAGTATCATCCGCAGTCAAAGCCTTTTTAAAGGTTCGGTTAACATAATTATAACGCCTATAGTCCGTTTATAACGCAATGTTTATTACATTAGCTTAATAAACCATGAAGGCAGTTAGTAATTACAATTTACTGATAGAGAAGATAGATACGTTTATACGCAGGTATTATTTAAATAAGCTGTTGCGTGGCGTGATTTTTTTAGGTGCTATCTTATTTTCGGGATTTGTAGTTGTTACGTTAAGCGAATATTGGGGCAACTTTAGTACCCTGTGGCGTGGTGTTTTATTTTTTGGTTACATCGTACTTAATATAGCCGTGTTTGGCTGGTTGGTTTTACCGCCCTTATTAGCCTATTTTAAGTTGGGTAGCGGTATTACACATGCAGAGGCCGCGCAGATCATCGGGACTCATTTTACTGATGTTCAGGACAAGTTGCTCAATACCCTTCAACTCAAAAAACTGTCTGACGAAAACCCTGAACATCGCTTGTTGATTGAAGCCAGTATCGATCAAAAAATAGTTTCGCTCACGCCCGTCAGTTTCCCGTCGGCTATCCGCATCAAAGAAAATTTAAAGCATTTAAAATGGGCGCTGGCACCGTTAGGCATTATCGTTATATTGGCATTTACAGCCCCCGCAATGCTGAAGGATAGTACAGAGCGGTTAATTAAGCACAACCAATATTTCGCACCAAAATCGCCCTTCCAGTTTGTTATTGTTAATTCCAGGCTTTCAGCAGTACAGGGCGAAGATTTTAAGCTGGAGCTAAGGCTTACCGGCGATAAGTTTCCGAATGATATTTACCTTGAAACCGGGAAAATCACCTTTAAATTAGATAAAGAAAATATTAGCCGTTTCCATTACCTGTTTTCTAATTTACAACAGAATTTGAAATTCAGACTACTGGGTAACGATTTTTCTTCGCCCGAGTACGAGATCAGCGTAAACCTCAAACCATCGCTTCTGCACTTCGATGTCAGCTTGCAATATCCTGCATATATTCATAAAAAAAACGAGCAGCTTAACAACGCCGGCGATTTAACCATACCCCTGGGCACCAATGTGCATTGGGCCTTACATACGCAAAACGCCAACGGTGTGCGCTTTGAAATGAATGGCCACGCGGAGCAACTATTAAGTAACAACAATACGTTTTTACATAACGAAAAGATACTGAAGCCCGGCACCTATACCATTAAAGCCATTAACCCCAATGTTGCCAATGGCGATTCCGCCACCTACCGCATTAACGTGATTGCCGACCAGCCGCCCGGTATCGAGGTGAATGAAAAGCCTGATTCGATAAGCTCAAAAGCGATCTATTTTAACGGGAAGATACAAGACGACTACGGCTTTTCAAGTCTCAGTTTTCATTACGCCATAGCATCTCATCAGGGCGAAAAGCCACGGTTATTTACAAAAACAGTAAAAGCCGATCTGGCTGCCAGTCAGGCTGATTTTT
Proteins encoded in this window:
- a CDS encoding MmcQ/YjbR family DNA-binding protein, with the translated sequence MHTNTLIYLQYIRDIISAMPGTREGICYGTEGFYVQKKLLARMKEDGETLVIHTKTRETWMDIDPETFFITDHYLNSDYILVTLARVQPEDLKKLLGDAWLARAPKTLLKQYLG